Proteins from a genomic interval of Deinococcus radiopugnans ATCC 19172:
- a CDS encoding FKBP-type peptidyl-prolyl cis-trans isomerase yields the protein MSTSEQPQLKVEKYEEGSGEPAQTGKMVRVHYTGTLENGQKFDSSRDRGEPIEFPLGVGYVIPGWDQGIAQMRVGDKATLTIPAALGYGDAGVPGVIPGGATLIFDVELVDVR from the coding sequence ATGAGCACCTCCGAACAGCCCCAACTCAAGGTCGAGAAGTACGAAGAAGGCAGCGGCGAGCCCGCCCAGACGGGCAAGATGGTCCGGGTGCATTACACCGGCACGCTGGAAAACGGCCAGAAATTCGATTCCAGCCGGGACCGGGGCGAGCCCATCGAGTTCCCGTTGGGCGTCGGCTACGTGATTCCGGGCTGGGACCAGGGCATCGCTCAGATGCGGGTGGGCGACAAGGCCACGCTGACCATTCCGGCGGCGCTCGGCTACGGCGACGCGGGCGTGCCCGGCGTGATTCCCGGCGGCGCGACGCTGATCTTCGACGTGGAACTGGTGGACGTGCGCTGA
- a CDS encoding aminotransferase class V-fold PLP-dependent enzyme: protein MSDVPTDPAATDWGYETAAVQASIPRGLGQTVGVPIHAAAAFQFDTLEQAQGEFQNNTGLSYARLQNPTVRALEGRITALEGGAATVALASGQAATLTAILSACRAGDHVVSASSLFGGTTGMLNNILPLMGISATLVDNTPDAVRAAMQDNTRLVWAEMISNPAGDIADIGPFADIAHERGALLAIDNTCGGVGYLCRPLAFGADIVAQSLTKWAGGHGSVMGGSVTVGTRHDLSRNPSYTDGGEHSVLNVRGGEALAWRQRWLGASQLGMTLAPHSAFLIAQGLETLALRLSRECQSALELARWLRTQPGVGRVSYPGLEDHPFHAQARRYLSHGCGAVLAFEVPDPAAFLSRLRVLRIAPNLGDVRTLVVHPWTTTHGRVPEAARRAAGVTPQTIRMSVGVEDVKDLKADIARAL, encoded by the coding sequence CCCACTGATCCGGCCGCCACCGACTGGGGCTACGAGACGGCCGCCGTGCAGGCCAGCATTCCGCGCGGGCTGGGGCAGACGGTGGGGGTGCCGATCCACGCCGCCGCCGCCTTTCAGTTCGACACGCTGGAGCAGGCGCAGGGCGAGTTCCAAAACAACACCGGCCTCAGCTACGCCCGCCTCCAGAACCCCACCGTCCGCGCGCTGGAGGGCCGCATCACCGCGCTGGAAGGCGGGGCGGCCACGGTGGCCCTCGCCAGCGGTCAGGCCGCCACCCTGACTGCCATCCTGAGCGCCTGCCGCGCCGGGGACCACGTGGTCTCGGCGTCCAGCCTGTTCGGCGGCACGACGGGGATGCTGAACAACATCCTGCCGCTGATGGGCATCTCCGCCACGCTGGTGGACAACACGCCAGACGCCGTGCGCGCCGCCATGCAGGACAACACCCGGCTGGTCTGGGCCGAGATGATCAGCAACCCGGCTGGGGACATCGCCGACATCGGGCCGTTCGCCGACATCGCGCATGAACGCGGCGCCCTGCTGGCCATCGACAACACCTGCGGCGGCGTGGGCTACCTGTGCCGCCCGCTGGCGTTCGGCGCGGACATCGTGGCGCAGTCGCTGACCAAGTGGGCCGGCGGCCACGGCAGCGTTATGGGCGGCAGCGTCACCGTGGGCACGCGGCATGACCTGAGCCGCAATCCCAGCTACACCGACGGCGGCGAGCACAGCGTCCTGAACGTGCGCGGGGGCGAGGCCCTGGCGTGGCGGCAACGCTGGCTGGGGGCCAGTCAGCTGGGCATGACCCTGGCCCCCCACAGCGCCTTTCTCATCGCGCAGGGGCTCGAAACGCTGGCGCTGCGGCTGTCGCGCGAGTGCCAGAGCGCGCTGGAGCTGGCCCGCTGGCTGAGAACGCAGCCCGGCGTGGGCCGGGTCAGCTATCCGGGCCTGGAAGACCACCCCTTCCACGCGCAGGCCCGGCGCTACCTGAGCCACGGCTGCGGCGCGGTGCTGGCCTTCGAGGTGCCGGACCCCGCCGCCTTCCTGTCGCGTCTGCGCGTGCTGCGCATCGCCCCCAATCTGGGGGACGTCCGCACCCTGGTGGTGCACCCCTGGACCACCACCCACGGCCGCGTGCCCGAGGCCGCCCGCCGCGCTGCCGGGGTCACCCCCCAGACCATCCGCATGAGCGTGGGCGTGGAGGACGTCAAGGACCTCAAGGCCGATATCGCCAGGGCGCTGTAG
- a CDS encoding metal ABC transporter ATP-binding protein — protein MLGVEHLTVKYGSQVALEDASVRFEAGRFSAIIGPNGAGKSTLLRTLVGLLPDYGDAVRFDAGHTAQNCISYVPQQQTLDWGFPVTVWDVAMMGRTGRLGWLRWPGRGDRERVAAALRETGVYDLRHRHIGALSGGQRQRVLLARMLVRDGHLLLLDEPLTGVDATTQEQLMALLRAQADKGRAVVMVTHDLEQARRWCDHLILINRRVVADGTPEQVYTPQNIEATFSTSFLGHTHAGA, from the coding sequence GTGCTGGGCGTGGAACATCTCACCGTGAAGTATGGCTCGCAAGTTGCGCTGGAAGACGCCAGCGTGCGCTTCGAGGCGGGCCGTTTCTCGGCCATCATCGGCCCCAACGGCGCGGGCAAGTCCACGCTGCTGCGGACGCTGGTGGGCCTGCTGCCCGACTATGGCGACGCGGTGCGCTTCGACGCGGGCCACACCGCGCAGAACTGCATTTCCTACGTGCCGCAGCAGCAGACGCTGGACTGGGGCTTTCCGGTCACGGTCTGGGACGTGGCGATGATGGGCCGCACCGGGCGCCTGGGCTGGCTGCGCTGGCCGGGGCGTGGGGATCGCGAGCGGGTGGCGGCGGCGCTGCGCGAGACGGGCGTGTATGACCTGAGACACCGTCACATCGGCGCCCTGAGCGGGGGCCAGCGCCAGCGCGTGCTGCTGGCCCGCATGCTGGTGCGCGACGGCCACCTGCTGCTGCTGGACGAACCGCTGACCGGCGTGGACGCCACGACGCAGGAACAGCTGATGGCCCTGCTGCGCGCCCAGGCCGACAAGGGCCGCGCCGTGGTGATGGTCACGCACGATCTGGAACAGGCCCGCCGCTGGTGCGATCACCTGATTTTAATCAACCGGCGCGTGGTGGCCGACGGCACGCCCGAACAGGTCTACACCCCGCAGAACATCGAGGCCACCTTCAGCACGTCGTTTCTGGGGCACACGCATGCCGGGGCGTGA
- a CDS encoding carbohydrate kinase family protein, which yields MPASTLSLIVSAGEALTDLVTAGGAAWTAHPGGAGWNVARACAALGVPSAFAGAVGLDNFGDDLLEASSGAGLDLRFLQRVDAPTLMAVVYRADPPAYRFLGENSADLHFDPARLPEGWLGAAKWLHVGGISLSRWPLAETLLSLVKEARAAGVKISFDPNARITHGHPDYPAVMERVARQADLLKFSDEDLAFFFPGTSEAGAMQTLRGWNPRAPIVITRGSAGASLYHAAGRADVPAFPVRVADTVGAGDALCAGLLVSATERPQALWTEHLALGLKAAAAACAHAGAYAPTRADLAALEG from the coding sequence ATGCCTGCCTCAACGCTGTCCCTGATCGTAAGTGCCGGAGAAGCCCTGACTGACCTCGTCACTGCCGGGGGCGCGGCCTGGACGGCGCATCCGGGCGGGGCGGGATGGAACGTGGCGCGGGCCTGCGCCGCCCTGGGCGTGCCCAGCGCCTTTGCCGGGGCGGTGGGCCTGGACAACTTCGGCGACGACCTGCTGGAAGCCTCGTCGGGGGCCGGGCTGGATCTGCGTTTCCTGCAGCGGGTGGACGCCCCCACGCTGATGGCCGTGGTCTACCGCGCCGATCCGCCCGCCTACCGCTTTCTGGGCGAGAACAGCGCTGACCTGCACTTTGACCCGGCGCGGCTGCCGGAGGGCTGGCTGGGGGCCGCGAAGTGGCTGCATGTGGGCGGCATCAGCCTGAGCCGCTGGCCGCTGGCCGAGACGCTGCTGTCGCTGGTCAAGGAGGCCCGCGCGGCCGGCGTCAAGATCAGCTTCGATCCCAATGCGCGCATCACCCACGGTCATCCGGACTACCCGGCGGTGATGGAGCGCGTGGCCCGGCAGGCTGACCTGCTGAAGTTCAGCGACGAGGATCTGGCCTTCTTCTTTCCCGGCACCTCGGAGGCGGGGGCCATGCAGACGCTGCGCGGCTGGAATCCGCGGGCGCCCATTGTGATCACGCGCGGCTCGGCGGGGGCCAGCCTGTACCACGCGGCGGGCCGGGCCGACGTGCCGGCCTTTCCGGTGCGGGTGGCCGACACGGTGGGCGCGGGCGACGCCCTGTGCGCCGGGCTGCTGGTCTCGGCCACCGAACGCCCGCAGGCGCTGTGGACCGAGCATCTGGCGCTGGGCCTGAAGGCCGCCGCCGCCGCCTGCGCCCACGCCGGGGCTTACGCGCCCACGCGCGCCGATCTGGCGGCACTGGAAGGCTGA
- a CDS encoding DUF2268 domain-containing protein gives MQITEIDTLGAMREVLNSPEDQQLALFRERVMEPLRPTWENLLRYLTGGTGDYPALAAARTMKLYLPEMGREQGLAALDTLERERVQQDNLAALQRAVAVLKPAEHGISLPEVRLAVTLASPDGLGEEGYTGAGNTPGWVTLSVWPNSHKLSKLPAVTAHEFNHNVRFQQPDWTFPMSLGAYLVAEGLAESFAAALHGPESLGPWTGTLGLDTLRELQPRFQAALHEQDFGVVRGYIFGDGVMSAFSGGQAVSDLGIPDYAGYALGYRVVQDYLAHTGRTPAQATYDPWRVIAAESGWFTVEGQAVKPSKSQTV, from the coding sequence ATGCAGATCACCGAGATCGACACCCTGGGAGCCATGCGCGAGGTTTTGAACAGCCCGGAAGACCAGCAACTCGCCCTGTTCCGCGAGCGCGTGATGGAACCGCTGCGCCCCACCTGGGAGAACCTGCTGCGGTATCTGACCGGCGGCACGGGCGATTACCCGGCCCTGGCCGCCGCCCGCACCATGAAGCTGTATCTGCCCGAGATGGGCCGTGAGCAGGGATTGGCCGCGCTGGACACGCTGGAGCGGGAGCGGGTGCAGCAGGACAATCTGGCCGCCTTGCAGCGGGCGGTAGCAGTTCTGAAGCCTGCTGAACACGGCATTTCTCTGCCCGAGGTGCGCCTCGCCGTCACCCTGGCCTCCCCCGACGGGCTGGGCGAGGAGGGTTACACCGGGGCGGGCAACACGCCCGGCTGGGTCACGCTGTCGGTGTGGCCCAACTCCCACAAACTGTCCAAACTGCCCGCCGTCACCGCGCACGAGTTCAACCACAACGTGCGCTTCCAGCAGCCCGACTGGACGTTTCCCATGTCGCTGGGCGCGTATCTGGTGGCCGAGGGGCTGGCCGAGTCCTTCGCCGCCGCCCTGCACGGCCCGGAAAGCCTGGGGCCGTGGACGGGGACGCTGGGGCTGGACACCTTGCGGGAGTTGCAGCCCCGCTTTCAGGCCGCCCTGCACGAGCAGGACTTTGGCGTGGTGCGCGGTTACATCTTCGGCGACGGCGTGATGTCGGCCTTTTCGGGCGGGCAGGCTGTGTCTGACCTGGGCATTCCCGATTACGCCGGGTACGCGCTGGGCTACCGCGTGGTGCAGGACTATCTGGCCCACACCGGCCGCACGCCCGCCCAGGCGACGTATGACCCGTGGCGCGTGATCGCGGCGGAGTCGGGGTGGTTCACGGTGGAGGGACAGGCAGTCAAACCGTCGAAAAGTCAAACCGTCTAA
- a CDS encoding ABC-F family ATP-binding cassette domain-containing protein, which translates to MLLRTTDVARIYGDETVFEGVNVEIGAGERLALIGENGSGKSTLLRVLAGLDAPDAGTVTRMGRVALLAQHTETEEGTLLDAVTPPALRRARRAFEMTSAALEHADDAALHAFAEAEEAYRLAGGYDFAARAAGVLDGLGLDAGQDSAWLSGGQTRRVMLARLLLSPADVYLLDEPTNHLDAGGAAWLEGWIRASDAAFVLASHDRAFLDAVAGRTAELERGTLTIYPGAYTAAMTVKATLREAQERDYAAFRRKRAALEEEQRRQASKGGVEENRRRAKDSDKFRSTHKAERGQQIFSARAKAMQKQIERLDAEATPKPFQDRRTLRLDLPPAPHGPSEVLTVRDLSVCRGENRILDGVNLDVRRGDCIALTGPNGGGKSTLLGALLGTLPHTGTVRWGPGLTVYAAGQHGEELSGLDTVGDALLDANPALTPHQLHEVAAGLGLPGGPAFALAGLSGGQRTRLSLARLSVTRAGVLVLDEPTNHLDVRAIEALEALLLDYPGTVLLAGHDRALMGRVATRVWAVDGGGVRELQVDAAAAGAATGSAPSPAPY; encoded by the coding sequence ATGTTGTTGCGGACCACGGACGTCGCCCGGATTTACGGCGACGAGACGGTGTTTGAAGGTGTGAATGTAGAGATCGGAGCGGGCGAACGCCTCGCGCTGATCGGAGAAAACGGCAGCGGCAAGAGTACGCTGCTGCGCGTGCTGGCGGGGCTGGACGCGCCGGATGCGGGCACGGTGACGCGGATGGGCCGGGTGGCCCTGCTGGCCCAGCACACGGAGACGGAGGAGGGCACGCTGCTGGACGCCGTGACGCCCCCGGCATTACGGCGGGCGCGGCGGGCCTTCGAGATGACCTCTGCGGCGCTGGAACACGCCGACGACGCGGCCCTGCACGCCTTCGCGGAGGCCGAGGAGGCGTACCGGCTGGCCGGCGGCTACGATTTCGCGGCGCGGGCGGCGGGCGTGCTGGACGGCCTGGGCCTGGACGCGGGACAGGACAGCGCCTGGCTGTCCGGCGGCCAGACCCGCCGCGTGATGCTGGCGCGGCTGCTGCTGTCGCCTGCCGACGTGTACCTGCTGGACGAGCCCACCAACCACCTGGACGCCGGCGGCGCGGCGTGGCTGGAAGGCTGGATTCGGGCATCGGACGCGGCCTTCGTGCTGGCGAGCCATGACCGCGCCTTTCTGGACGCAGTGGCCGGGCGCACAGCGGAACTGGAGCGCGGCACGCTGACCATCTATCCCGGCGCCTACACGGCGGCGATGACGGTCAAGGCGACGTTGCGCGAAGCCCAGGAGCGCGACTACGCCGCTTTCCGGCGCAAGCGGGCGGCGCTGGAGGAGGAACAGCGCCGTCAGGCCAGCAAGGGCGGCGTGGAGGAGAACCGCCGCCGCGCAAAGGACAGCGACAAGTTCCGCTCCACCCACAAAGCCGAACGGGGGCAGCAGATCTTTTCGGCCAGGGCAAAGGCCATGCAGAAACAGATCGAGCGCCTCGATGCCGAGGCGACGCCCAAGCCCTTTCAGGATCGCCGCACCCTGCGCCTGGACTTGCCACCCGCGCCGCACGGCCCCTCGGAGGTGCTGACGGTGCGGGATTTAAGCGTCTGTCGCGGTGAGAACAGGATTCTGGACGGGGTGAATCTGGACGTGCGGCGCGGCGACTGCATCGCCCTGACCGGGCCGAACGGCGGCGGCAAGAGCACGCTGCTAGGCGCCCTCCTGGGCACGCTGCCCCACACGGGCACGGTGCGCTGGGGGCCGGGGCTGACCGTCTACGCGGCGGGCCAGCACGGCGAGGAACTGTCGGGGCTGGACACGGTGGGAGACGCGCTGCTGGACGCCAACCCGGCCCTCACCCCGCACCAGTTGCACGAGGTGGCGGCGGGGCTGGGGTTGCCGGGCGGCCCCGCCTTTGCCCTGGCCGGGCTGTCGGGCGGGCAGCGCACCCGCCTGAGCCTGGCCCGCCTGAGCGTCACGCGGGCGGGGGTGCTGGTGCTGGACGAGCCGACGAACCACCTGGACGTGCGTGCCATCGAGGCGCTGGAGGCGCTGCTGCTGGACTATCCCGGCACGGTGCTGCTGGCCGGCCATGACCGCGCCCTGATGGGGCGGGTGGCGACGCGGGTGTGGGCGGTGGACGGCGGCGGGGTGCGCGAACTTCAGGTGGACGCGGCTGCCGCAGGCGCTGCTACTGGAAGCGCACCGTCGCCAGCACCTTACTGA
- a CDS encoding metal ABC transporter permease, with translation MTFLTDPLQFDFFVRALLAVVLVSVLCALVGAWVVLRGLSYIGDAMSHAVLPGIVGAFLSGGSLLLGALVAAVLTALGIGVVGQRSGLKQDSAIGIVFVGMFALGIVMLSRVPTFTSDLSHFLIGNPLGVTTADLWGALAVTLVVGAVLYAVQKELLLASFDPTEARAVGLPVRRLESLLLILIGLVVVLTVQLVGTTLSVSLLITSSAAARLLARSLPRMIALAAALGSVGGVLGLYLSYYLDTATGATIVLVNTAVFLLVLLFRRRE, from the coding sequence ATGACCTTCCTTACTGATCCCCTGCAATTCGACTTCTTCGTGCGGGCGCTGCTGGCCGTCGTGCTGGTCAGCGTGCTGTGCGCCCTGGTGGGCGCGTGGGTGGTGCTGCGCGGCCTGAGCTACATCGGGGACGCCATGAGCCACGCGGTGCTGCCGGGCATCGTGGGGGCCTTTCTGTCGGGCGGCAGCCTGCTGCTGGGGGCGCTGGTGGCCGCCGTGCTGACCGCGCTGGGCATCGGCGTGGTGGGGCAGCGCAGCGGCCTCAAGCAGGACAGCGCCATCGGCATCGTGTTCGTGGGCATGTTCGCGCTGGGCATCGTGATGCTCTCGCGCGTGCCGACCTTTACCTCTGACCTGAGTCACTTCCTGATCGGCAACCCGCTGGGCGTGACCACGGCAGACCTGTGGGGCGCGCTGGCGGTGACGCTGGTGGTGGGCGCGGTGCTGTACGCCGTGCAAAAGGAGCTGCTGTTGGCCTCCTTCGATCCCACCGAGGCGCGGGCGGTGGGCCTGCCGGTGCGCCGCCTGGAAAGCCTGCTGCTGATTCTCATCGGGCTGGTGGTGGTGCTGACCGTACAACTGGTGGGCACCACCCTGAGCGTCAGCCTGCTGATCACCTCCAGCGCCGCCGCCCGCCTGCTGGCGCGCAGCCTGCCGCGCATGATCGCCCTGGCCGCCGCGCTGGGCAGCGTGGGCGGCGTGCTGGGCCTGTACCTCAGCTACTACCTGGACACGGCCACGGGCGCCACCATCGTGCTAGTGAACACGGCGGTCTTTCTACTGGTACTGCTGTTCCGGCGGCGGGAGTGA
- a CDS encoding GNAT family N-acetyltransferase codes for MSSPSPEVTRSRLLAAYDAQLREGAEMMGADRVSRAGPLWLGKFGHRGFVSYRSLGGLTGPALDGLIAQTVAHYGADPQLTSFEWKTRGHDAPADLPQRLTAHGLHAEDTETVMVGEARLLAQPVPLPEGVTIRRIDLQPDPRPDVLRVVRAQERAFGQPFGVDDLMRRLETGQGRVEVWVAETPQEVVCAGRLELVPGSEFAGLWGGGTLPEWRGRGLYRALTAARAQSALERGVRYLHSDSTEYSRPILERGGLRAVTTTTPYLWRR; via the coding sequence ATGTCCAGCCCCTCGCCCGAAGTGACCCGGAGCCGCCTGCTGGCCGCCTACGACGCCCAGTTGCGCGAGGGAGCCGAGATGATGGGAGCCGATAGGGTGAGTCGGGCGGGGCCGCTGTGGCTCGGCAAATTCGGACACCGGGGCTTCGTGTCGTACCGCTCACTGGGCGGACTGACGGGGCCGGCGCTGGATGGCCTGATCGCGCAGACCGTCGCCCACTACGGCGCCGATCCGCAACTCACCTCCTTCGAATGGAAGACGCGCGGCCACGACGCGCCGGCCGATCTGCCCCAGCGCCTGACCGCGCATGGCCTTCATGCCGAGGACACCGAGACAGTGATGGTGGGTGAGGCCCGGTTGCTGGCCCAGCCCGTCCCGCTTCCCGAAGGGGTGACCATCCGCCGCATCGACCTCCAGCCGGATCCGCGCCCGGACGTGCTGCGGGTGGTTCGCGCCCAGGAACGGGCGTTCGGGCAGCCTTTCGGCGTGGACGATCTGATGCGGCGCCTCGAGACGGGTCAGGGCCGGGTGGAAGTGTGGGTGGCCGAGACCCCGCAGGAAGTCGTGTGCGCGGGCCGGCTGGAACTGGTGCCGGGCAGCGAATTTGCGGGCCTGTGGGGCGGCGGCACGCTTCCAGAGTGGCGGGGCCGGGGCCTGTACCGCGCCCTGACCGCCGCCCGCGCACAGTCGGCGCTGGAACGCGGCGTGCGCTACCTGCACAGCGACAGCACCGAGTATTCCCGCCCGATTCTGGAACGGGGCGGGCTGCGGGCCGTCACGACAACCACCCCGTACCTGTGGCGGCGCTGA
- a CDS encoding arginase, producing the protein MLLSIDWDAYSGTRELVFDAPIWGTRDLEHDRLEAWRGRAHRRGGEDWAALEADFPLYPGWQELEQYAGVPAFVALSHADAWGWLEEFPGQDVLNLDSHHDLASRSGDGSRVRPGNWAGLGLRAGLIRRYTCGYPAWHAELPVAEGFDLERTHAELTPLLPPEVLGRVTLTRALPLPPPAGVTALLLVQSPAWTNPAHDPQFFDLARQLHCVPLTPPMARRSAL; encoded by the coding sequence ATGCTGCTGAGCATCGACTGGGACGCGTATTCCGGCACCCGTGAACTGGTCTTCGACGCGCCGATCTGGGGCACGCGTGATCTGGAGCATGACCGGCTGGAGGCTTGGCGTGGGCGGGCGCACAGGCGGGGCGGGGAAGACTGGGCCGCGCTGGAGGCCGATTTCCCCCTGTATCCCGGCTGGCAGGAACTGGAACAGTACGCCGGGGTGCCTGCCTTCGTGGCCCTCAGCCACGCCGACGCCTGGGGGTGGCTGGAGGAGTTTCCCGGCCAGGACGTGCTGAATCTCGATTCGCACCATGACCTCGCCAGTCGCAGCGGGGACGGCTCGCGCGTGCGCCCTGGCAACTGGGCGGGCCTGGGCCTGCGCGCGGGCCTGATCCGGCGCTACACCTGCGGGTACCCGGCGTGGCACGCCGAACTGCCGGTGGCCGAGGGCTTCGACCTGGAACGCACCCACGCCGAGCTGACGCCGCTGCTGCCGCCCGAGGTGCTGGGGCGCGTGACCCTGACCCGTGCCCTGCCGCTGCCCCCGCCTGCCGGGGTGACGGCGCTGCTGCTGGTGCAGTCCCCGGCCTGGACGAACCCCGCCCATGACCCCCAGTTTTTTGATCTCGCCCGGCAGCTGCACTGCGTCCCCCTGACCCCGCCGATGGCGCGTCGTTCAGCCCTTTAG
- the lepB gene encoding signal peptidase I, with product MTPVPRPPPSPWQRAWRVWILGALLPVYLLTTFVGTLARVDGDSMNDTLHTGDLLLLLKYPRWLRAAHLPTPYPRRGDLLIFKAPVDSPYSFETVWGVRHRPYNVKRALALAGDTVAIQDGRVVINGKVLAESYASEGFLRDQPALRVPPGKVWVMGDNRRLGSSLDSRVYGPVDLRDVAGVSNLRLWPRPGLVPR from the coding sequence GTGACTCCGGTTCCCCGCCCTCCCCCCAGCCCCTGGCAGCGGGCCTGGCGCGTCTGGATTCTCGGGGCGCTGTTGCCGGTGTACCTGCTGACGACCTTCGTGGGCACCCTGGCCCGCGTGGACGGCGACTCGATGAATGACACCCTGCACACCGGGGACCTGCTGCTGCTGCTGAAATACCCGCGCTGGTTGCGGGCCGCCCATCTGCCCACGCCATACCCGCGCCGGGGCGACCTGCTGATCTTCAAGGCCCCGGTGGACAGTCCGTACAGCTTCGAGACCGTCTGGGGCGTGCGGCACCGGCCCTATAACGTCAAGCGCGCGCTGGCGCTGGCGGGCGACACGGTGGCCATTCAGGACGGACGCGTGGTGATCAACGGGAAGGTGCTGGCCGAGAGCTACGCCAGCGAGGGCTTTTTACGCGATCAGCCCGCACTGAGGGTGCCGCCGGGCAAGGTCTGGGTGATGGGTGACAACCGCCGCCTGGGTTCCAGCCTGGACAGCCGCGTGTATGGCCCAGTGGATCTGCGCGACGTGGCGGGGGTCAGCAACCTGCGCCTGTGGCCCCGGCCCGGGCTGGTGCCGCGCTGA
- a CDS encoding TM2 domain-containing protein: MTNPDDQKGPGAGETGHAGNAPSWVDDVLGGPAVGSAATSRGPDLRKPDSDRPNLNKAPAQPNDLRIPESPRPAAPPAAASTEDWVSRVTGSPPPPGPGAAQPGGFQGHSPAAPGAPELDAWGEPQRPLRPPPMAQADERPVRPYAPESAPAGDVAQKRLIAGLLGIFLGSLGVHKFYLGLNTQGIMILGVNIGVWVLALLVGLVTFGLGLIVTLPLAGLVSSALGLLGLIEGILYLTKSDADFQRDYLIGKKPWL, translated from the coding sequence ATGACCAATCCTGACGATCAGAAGGGTCCGGGAGCGGGTGAGACCGGACACGCGGGCAATGCGCCGTCGTGGGTGGACGACGTGCTGGGCGGCCCGGCGGTGGGCAGCGCGGCCACTTCCCGCGGTCCCGATCTGCGCAAGCCCGATTCTGACAGGCCCAACCTGAACAAGGCCCCGGCCCAGCCGAATGACCTGCGGATTCCCGAATCGCCCAGGCCCGCCGCACCCCCAGCGGCCGCCAGCACCGAGGACTGGGTGTCGCGCGTCACCGGCAGTCCGCCCCCGCCCGGTCCCGGCGCGGCCCAGCCAGGCGGGTTCCAGGGCCATTCACCGGCGGCCCCCGGCGCGCCCGAACTGGACGCCTGGGGCGAGCCGCAGCGGCCCCTGCGCCCGCCTCCCATGGCCCAGGCCGACGAGCGGCCCGTCCGGCCGTACGCGCCGGAGTCTGCGCCTGCGGGTGACGTGGCCCAGAAGCGCCTGATCGCCGGTCTGCTGGGGATTTTCCTGGGCAGCCTGGGTGTCCACAAGTTCTACCTGGGCCTGAACACCCAGGGCATCATGATCCTGGGAGTCAACATCGGGGTGTGGGTGCTGGCCCTTTTGGTGGGTCTGGTGACCTTTGGCTTGGGGCTGATCGTCACTCTTCCGCTGGCCGGACTGGTCAGCAGCGCGCTGGGCCTGCTGGGCTTGATCGAGGGCATCCTGTACCTCACCAAATCCGACGCGGACTTTCAGCGCGACTACCTGATCGGCAAGAAGCCCTGGCTGTAG
- a CDS encoding GNAT family N-acetyltransferase: MSVTVRPIGDGEWGAAAHLLSLAQPHEPWGAEELHKREQEQAGWGYRSGVLVAHADGELRGMAAYSQNPGSYHPQRYVLELAVDPAHTGQGTGAALWDALEAALRGHGAQQARILAREDHPVAPGFLARRGFTAGKRYFTSALDVAAFDDAPYRDLPEQLAAQGVRLRSLAELRAAGTPDLDARLHALMSAVRLDVPRADPVTPLSFQVFADAVLGDPGLLPEGYLVAEAGDGWIGQSTLFRSEASAELFTGLTGVTREWRGRGVATALKVAAIGVARDLGAPTIRTDNASDNVPMLRVNDRLGFVRDPATVSFLRLF, from the coding sequence ATGAGCGTCACCGTTCGCCCCATTGGGGACGGCGAGTGGGGGGCCGCCGCCCACCTGCTGTCCCTGGCCCAGCCGCACGAACCGTGGGGCGCCGAGGAACTGCACAAGCGCGAGCAGGAGCAGGCGGGCTGGGGCTATCGTTCCGGCGTGCTGGTGGCCCACGCGGACGGCGAACTGCGCGGCATGGCCGCCTACTCGCAGAATCCGGGGTCATATCACCCGCAGCGCTACGTGCTGGAACTGGCGGTAGACCCGGCCCACACGGGTCAGGGCACGGGCGCGGCCCTCTGGGATGCCCTGGAAGCCGCCCTGCGCGGCCACGGCGCACAGCAGGCGCGCATCCTGGCCCGTGAGGATCATCCCGTCGCGCCCGGTTTCCTGGCCCGGCGCGGCTTCACGGCGGGCAAACGGTATTTCACCAGTGCGCTGGACGTGGCGGCCTTCGACGACGCGCCGTACCGTGACCTGCCGGAGCAGTTGGCCGCGCAGGGCGTCCGCCTCCGCAGCCTCGCGGAGTTGCGGGCGGCGGGAACGCCCGATCTGGACGCCCGACTGCACGCCCTGATGTCGGCGGTGAGGCTGGACGTGCCGCGCGCCGATCCGGTTACACCGCTGAGCTTTCAGGTGTTCGCGGACGCCGTGCTGGGCGATCCCGGCCTGCTGCCGGAAGGCTATCTGGTGGCCGAGGCCGGGGACGGGTGGATCGGCCAGTCCACCCTGTTTCGCAGCGAGGCCAGCGCCGAACTGTTTACGGGCCTGACCGGCGTGACCCGCGAGTGGCGGGGCCGGGGCGTGGCGACAGCCCTCAAGGTGGCGGCGATTGGCGTGGCGCGGGATCTGGGCGCGCCCACCATCCGCACCGACAACGCCAGCGACAACGTGCCGATGCTGCGGGTGAATGACCGCCTGGGCTTCGTGCGCGATCCGGCGACGGTCAGCTTCCTGCGGCTGTTCTGA